ttcgtgtatttaaccgtgtctgtttctcctttccctggtcggtctttgttgtaagtTGATGCCTGTTTCCCATGCTTCCATCATTGTTACTTCTCCGTTGTTATACCCGTTTATGCCTCccgttaaccctttgtttgccttttgtgttttgtttatctttttcccatcgtggatgtttacttttgttcatgtttgtATTACCCTTGTTGTCTAAATAAAACCTCCGCTGCGACTAGATCCTCATCCTGTGTCTGCCTCTACCCACCTTcaatcgtgacagaaagaccgaccgcaaatggatctagcagctgttTTCACCACACTGGCCCATGCAAATTTTCCCGTTTGCGAGTACTCACGgttcttctccacggtcgccatccacaccgggttcgacgacgcttccctgaagctCATCTACCGGAGCGGGTTACCATCAGCCCAGTGGTGGGAAGCGCCGGAATTCGGAGAGCCCActtggagggagtacgtgagtctcaccCTCAGGAAACTCGCACCCGAGGAACCACTCCTCGTGTttccggctgtcgagcctgagcccctgccttcccggatcgatgagccagcgaagccaacttcttccgcccggagaaggaggagaaggaaagcctccgcACTCcggctcacgcctgccacggtcaacgagccagcacccgcgcctgccacggtcagcgagtcagcgcctgccacggtcagcgagccggcacctacgcatatcacggtgagcgagccaacgcctacgcacatcactgtgagcgagcctgtcgcccctgaagttcctgagccagcgcctgtagcctcgaccgtccctgagccagcgcctgtagcctcgaccgtccctgagccagcgcctgtagcctcgaccgtccctgagccagcgccagcagccaggaccgtccaacagccagcgcccctcgaaccctctagggctctgcttcccgagcctcccagagctctgcctttcgagctttccagagctctgcctctcgagctttccagagctctgcctcttgagctttccagagctctgcctctcgagctttccagagctctgcctctcgagctttccagagctctgcctctcgagctttccagagctctgcctctcgagctttccagagctccgcctctcgagctttccagagctccgcccctcaagtcactcgggccttccagggctccgcccctcaagtcactcgagccttccaggcctccgcctctagagctgcctacggcaccactgccctcggctccacctcctgagccatccttggctccgcctcctaggccttcctcagcaccgtctcctgagcccccagagcctccctcagctttatCTCCAAGGCCCCTTGGATCAGCCCTAGCCctttggcctcctcccaggccccctgaaccggcccttgccttacggCCAGCCTCCAGGCCATCTAAACCCGACCCTGCCCGGGCAACACCTCCAAGACcaccgaaacctgtccctgcccggtcgatacctccctggcctcctaaaccattccctttgtgcccccgcggactgcctaactgccccttgtgctcccacggactgcctaactgccccttgtgcccccgtggactgcctaatttccccttgtgcccccgtggactgcctaatttccccttgtgcccccatggactgcctaattgctccTTGTACCCCCTTACTCTGTCTTTGTGTGCCTtgtgtcccctttggtctgtTAGTTTTTCCTCCCTTCTAGCCCCTCTCGCCCTGTACATCTGTTTATTCCTGTTGGTTCTTCCCTCCTGTCTCTTAggaccatctggaatccggtccttttgaggggggattatgtaacgttccggtgttgtctgtcctatgttctctgttttcacccatcacgtttatgtcatgtttcctggtctgctccatgttttccgtctcacctgtcaccgctcccattccatgtcacgttttccctgttgtccgcctgtAGTCTCACTGTCTGAgcgtaaaactacatttcccacaattcccggcccacgtcactgcctgcactcatcagtgtttccacctgtgtctcgttgagtcttcattgtgttcgtgtatttaaccgtgtctgtttctcctttccctggTCGGTCTTTGTAAGTTGATGCCTGTTTCCCATGCTTCCATCATTGTTACTTCTCCGTGGTTATACCTGTTTATGCCTCccgttaaccctttgtttgcctttcgtgttttgtttatctttttcccatcgtggatgtttacttttgttcatgtttgtATTACCCTTGTTGTCTAAATAAAACCTCCGCTGCGACTAGATCCTCATCCTGTGTCTGCCTCTACCCACCTTCAATCGTGTCAAAGATCATAAAGAACAggtaaaggaaaaaaaattacaaataaaataaaataactaaaaattattaaaaaaatatatatatatatgtacgtataaaccatccaaaatatatacataagaaaaagaggaaaaattatcgaaatattttataaatatatttttaaaacctaactgatatttttttcttataaGTCATGGGTCAGAAAAGTTctaattttagcatataagaaaggatatacaatttttaataataactcatattaacatttattgctaaaactgcaATACTGCAAAACTTGCAATGTATAGTGTCCCTTAAGTAGCAACCctacttccaacaggacaataacCATAAGCACACAAAACTCTGagaatgtccttgagtgacccaGCCAGAGACTGGACTTCAACCCAAGCgaatatctctggagagacctgaaaatagtCCACCGACCAAACagagagcttgagaggatctgcagagaagaatggcagaaaatccccaaatccaggagtgcaaagcttgtagcatcatacccaaaaatgacTTCAGGCTGTAATCTTTGTCAAAGGTGCTTCATCTAAgaactgagttaagggtctgaatacttacgccaatgtgatatttaagttttttttgtctttttaataaacttaaaagttATTGCATAGGGGGGTAATTGTAAAgctttttagcataaggctgcaacataacaaaatgtggagaaaaaaaaaaatgaatgggtctgaataatttctgaatgcactgtaaacgGACAAGTCATCAAAtgatcaaatgaaagctctcactctcaggaatgtgactgtacactTAATTTGGTTGCCCTAATACCATagttcgaaagattttcaaaaggatcactaagtgaaatatgatttcaaaAACAATATATAGTAATCAAATACGAATGTCTGTTTTATACtccaataactgctgctgtaagtccCAAATAGCTAAAAcgtttatatctgcttttaccttagaaaGTTCTCCAAAacaatgagccattgtttacttttCTGTGAGCTTGcctggctgaataatccaatgttatatcttagatatccagaacaaaatatgccatccagcaggataagcatgcaaaacaaataatcagaaaatgttttcaactactgataaaatgttttatatcatcgcaaaggggaggatcaGCTGTCTAATGACACCTAGGTTGAGCACAAGGGTGGTACTTGAACTGAAAaaaagactgaatgtctatggacaagcacatctgtgGTGGCtcaaatgtgttagagcaccacctacatttcagatctgtatattgtgatagaaTGTGATAGAGaagaatttctttttttgtgtgctttctgccatctagtggaataaaatgagactgtTCAAAGTGAGGTTGAGTGAACAGAATCAGAATTACACTTTTACAAATTTAGGACCAAGTTTTTTCCCCAAAAATAAGATTctaaacaatattatttatgaataattggagactttaatttctttatttttttgggtgGCTCTGAAAAATGAGACAATTTTTTTTAGCAGTTTGTCCAGAGTacgtgtaaatggtgagctttaaaaaatgagtgtgaaaaattgcgaGCGTTAGCACAAAAatgcgtaattttttttatgttaaagttCCCTCTCATATTTATAGTCCACTATAAATAAGCCTCTGTGGTGATATCAAAACCTTCTTCTGTTAGTCTGAGTAGCCTGTACAGCCTAACACAGATAGAAAAATAGTGTGGGGCGGGACTATATATTTGCAGAAGACTGTTCAACTTATCTTAACCCTTAAactgtgattatttttgcaattctgtttagtgatgttagtggctcagaaattacacacttcagctttaaagatgTCTCATTTCATTATGAGAAATGTGATCAAACCAACACCAAAGGGTTTAAAGTGACTAAATCTAAAACAGTAGGTGGTTTCGTATTAGTGCTTTATTCTGTCTTACCAAAGATTCTTGCAAATTAGTTCATTCTAACCATTAAACATCAGAGATgtcaaacataaataaatgcattttgtgcCAATCTAAAGCCCTTGACATTCCTAACTAAAATGCGACTTACATCAGTTATATGACTGCTAGAGTCTCTTTTGTCCTCAAAGAGAGAGACTTCTTGTTCTTGTCAGTTCATTAAGAAGAAACAAGTCATGTCAGCTCCTTTTCATCTGCAGCGCAATCAAATTTCTttcataaaaagacaaaaaaaacaaattcaaaatcaaaactaGGCTTTCTCAGTTAAAATAAGGTTGATTTTAATTGCCTTGACGCTGTTCGAAGTCATGCTGCTTTTGCTGTTTACGTCAGAATGTGTTTATGAATATAAGAAGGGAGGTGTTGATTATGACAATATTTTCATCATGTAattaaaaccttgaaaaacaggaaGCAATGACTCATATATGATCTCTAATTTGATTTACAAACTATCCACTGAATAAATGCCATAAATGGCACTATATAACAGAGTCATGCTGTGCAACTTTGGTTGAAGCTGCTGTACTAAGAGATAAATCCTAACTGGTCaaatgttttcttgtttgttAGGTTAACCTGCATGCCACAGACAGTAGGAGTGTTATGTGTGTGGCTGGTTATCT
The Xyrauchen texanus isolate HMW12.3.18 chromosome 34, RBS_HiC_50CHRs, whole genome shotgun sequence DNA segment above includes these coding regions:
- the LOC127628096 gene encoding uncharacterized protein LOC127628096, with translation MDLAAVFTTLAHANFPVCEYSRFFSTVAIHTGFDDASLKLIYRSGLPSAQWWEAPEFGEPTWREYVSLTLRKLAPEEPLLVFPAVEPEPLPSRIDEPAKPTSSARRRRRRKASALRLTPATVNEPAPAPATVSESAPATVSEPAPTHITVSEPTPTHITVSEPVAPEVPEPAPVASTVPEPAPVASTVPEPAPVASTVPEPAPAARTVQQPAPLEPSRALLPEPPRALPFELSRALPLELSRALPLELSRALPLELSRALPLELSRALPLELSRALPLELSRAPPLELSRAPPLKSLGPSRAPPLKSLEPSRPPPLELPTAPLPSAPPPEPSLAPPPRPSSAPSPEPPEPPSALSPRPLGSALALWPPPRPPEPALALRPASRPSKPDPARATPPRPPKPVPARSIPPWPPKPFPLCPRGLPNCPLCSHGLPNCPLCPRGLPNFPLCPRGLPNFPLCPHGLPNCSLYPLTLSLCALCPLWSVSFSSLLAPLALYICLFLLVLPSCLLGPSGIRSF